A single Rubrivivax gelatinosus IL144 DNA region contains:
- a CDS encoding sulfotransferase family protein — translation MAAPLFLLAPPRSYTSLMNAMLGQHPQCFGLPELCLFNVERLVDLWVRSTDEMGSEAKTRHGLLRAVAEIYGGEQTMDSVRMANHWCAARQNLSTGQIYRELVDKIDPLIAVEKSPAYTVDIQRLLRIRETFPDARYLHLTRHPVGQCKSVMSLYDGTFALFVNSIDFLEDRAIVEPQFAWYDLNINILNFLDTIPAERQMRIRGEDVMNDPPKFLGMICRWLGIRDDADALDEMMHPERSPFACFGPLDALFGNDPNFLSGPTFRPHKVKVPSLDKPVPWREDGQSLKPEVVELAREFGY, via the coding sequence ATGGCCGCACCGCTGTTCCTGCTGGCGCCGCCGAGGTCCTACACCTCGCTGATGAACGCGATGCTCGGCCAGCATCCGCAGTGCTTCGGCCTGCCGGAGCTGTGCCTGTTCAACGTCGAGCGCCTCGTCGACCTGTGGGTGCGCTCCACCGACGAGATGGGCAGCGAGGCCAAGACGCGCCACGGCCTGCTGCGCGCCGTCGCCGAGATCTACGGCGGTGAGCAGACGATGGACAGCGTGCGCATGGCCAACCACTGGTGCGCCGCGCGCCAGAACCTGTCCACCGGCCAGATCTACCGTGAGCTGGTCGACAAGATCGACCCGCTGATCGCCGTCGAGAAGAGCCCTGCCTACACGGTGGACATCCAGCGCCTGCTGCGCATCCGCGAGACCTTCCCCGACGCGCGCTACCTGCACCTGACGCGCCACCCGGTGGGCCAGTGCAAGTCGGTGATGAGCCTGTACGACGGCACCTTCGCGCTGTTCGTCAACTCGATCGACTTCCTCGAAGACCGCGCGATCGTCGAGCCGCAGTTCGCCTGGTACGACCTGAACATCAACATCCTGAACTTCCTCGACACGATCCCGGCCGAGCGCCAGATGCGCATCCGCGGCGAGGACGTGATGAACGACCCTCCGAAGTTCCTCGGCATGATCTGCCGCTGGCTGGGCATCCGCGACGACGCCGACGCGCTCGACGAGATGATGCATCCCGAACGCTCGCCGTTCGCCTGCTTCGGGCCGCTGGACGCGCTGTTCGGCAACGACCCGAACTTCCTCTCCGGCCCGACCTTCCGCCCGCACAAGGTGAAGGTGCCGTCGCTGGACAAGCCGGTGCCCTGGCGCGAGGACGGCCAGAGCCTGAAGCCCGAGGTCGTCGAACTCGCGCGCGAATTTGGTTATTGA
- a CDS encoding sulfatase-like hydrolase/transferase encodes MSLNHIVFIVLDSCRYDSFVSAKTPNVDRLGAAQKRYSYASWTAPSHHTFAMGMLPHTSPKDVFASEVYKDEFAQWRERTGCADIAFKEFLPDLSLPKVLRKLGYRTVAKVSMPVLNKSTLISRDFDDYKLMPNHNDFKGMVAEMEFPDDEPHYYFFNVGETHYPYMLSGADLPHISGLHGALKGMDAVAEATQGKRGFEPGQMEMLRLQQIKCIEYCDAQIGRIMDMAPPNTHFIVTADHGELFGEDGFFGHGPIMHEKCFEVPFVEGRLG; translated from the coding sequence ATGAGCCTGAACCACATCGTCTTCATCGTCCTCGACAGCTGCCGCTACGACAGCTTCGTCAGCGCGAAAACGCCCAACGTCGACCGCCTGGGCGCGGCGCAGAAGCGCTACTCGTACGCGTCGTGGACGGCGCCGTCGCACCACACCTTCGCGATGGGCATGCTGCCGCACACCAGCCCGAAGGACGTCTTCGCCTCCGAGGTCTACAAGGACGAGTTCGCGCAGTGGCGCGAGCGCACCGGCTGCGCCGACATCGCGTTCAAGGAGTTCCTGCCCGACCTGTCGCTGCCCAAGGTGCTGCGCAAGCTCGGCTACCGCACCGTCGCCAAGGTCTCGATGCCGGTGCTCAACAAGAGCACGCTGATCAGCCGCGACTTCGACGACTACAAGCTCATGCCCAACCACAACGACTTCAAGGGCATGGTCGCGGAGATGGAGTTCCCGGACGACGAGCCGCACTACTACTTCTTCAACGTCGGCGAGACGCACTACCCGTACATGCTGTCGGGCGCCGACCTGCCGCACATCTCGGGGCTGCACGGCGCGCTGAAGGGCATGGACGCGGTGGCCGAGGCGACGCAGGGCAAGCGTGGTTTCGAGCCCGGCCAGATGGAGATGCTGCGGCTGCAGCAGATCAAATGCATCGAGTACTGCGACGCGCAGATCGGCCGCATCATGGACATGGCGCCGCCGAACACCCACTTCATCGTCACCGCCGACCACGGCGAACTGTTCGGCGAGGACGGCTTCTTCGGCCACGGGCCGATCATGCACGAGAAGTGCTTCGAGGTTCCCTTCGTCGAGGGGCGGCTGGGCTGA
- a CDS encoding DUF11 domain-containing protein: MRRSVGKFAAIAAKGLILAATFALAACGGGRSTGESRETADISLTQTVQASTASGAPVTFTVIVANTALVDSAPVTLAWSVAGVDVGTPTVSCTSAGSAVCPTTLGASTTIDKLPAQRQLIFKYTVTLPSDARGNVVATAVATTAQDEDTSDNTVSATTAAYDARNASYEVYAADGKAYQMTVDFDAGSYTISGNGVSDTRSFADDGNGGFIVGSGPERLRSGDGVIVGVHVLGGTATPYIAANSFLTTTTGAAGNYDLMFRRVAADGSGATTHPATARVSGNVLQVCENDNEVLYATACGSGYMKSYALTVADGVFTATPTTSGGVGLSFRIAYVGESKVLLSVGNSTLGDGRVQWMAGLQDGQASIFPGSFVGPDLLSSGVQWATITLDGDAGTYNVVDAALNDQGVLRADLSNQQPGSMFYAELTTQYVGSPVWVLQNYPLVIVGGAPLVSGSVTNLSGLLQIALP, translated from the coding sequence ATGCGTAGAAGCGTTGGGAAGTTCGCGGCCATTGCCGCGAAGGGGCTGATCCTTGCCGCGACGTTTGCACTGGCCGCCTGCGGCGGCGGTCGCAGCACCGGCGAGAGCCGCGAGACGGCCGACATTTCGCTCACCCAGACGGTGCAGGCCAGCACCGCCTCGGGCGCGCCGGTCACCTTCACGGTCATCGTCGCGAACACCGCGCTGGTCGACTCGGCGCCGGTGACGCTGGCCTGGTCGGTGGCCGGTGTCGACGTCGGCACGCCGACGGTCAGCTGCACCAGCGCCGGCAGCGCCGTCTGCCCGACGACGCTGGGCGCCAGCACGACGATCGACAAGCTGCCGGCGCAGCGCCAGCTGATCTTCAAGTACACGGTGACGCTGCCGTCGGACGCGCGCGGCAACGTCGTCGCCACCGCGGTCGCCACCACCGCGCAGGACGAGGACACCAGCGACAACACGGTCAGCGCGACCACCGCCGCCTACGACGCGCGCAACGCCTCGTACGAGGTCTACGCCGCCGACGGCAAGGCCTACCAGATGACGGTCGACTTCGACGCCGGCAGCTACACGATCAGCGGCAACGGCGTCTCCGACACGCGCAGCTTCGCCGACGACGGCAACGGCGGCTTCATCGTCGGCAGCGGCCCGGAGCGGCTGCGCAGCGGCGACGGCGTCATCGTCGGCGTGCACGTGCTCGGCGGCACGGCCACGCCGTACATCGCGGCCAACAGCTTCCTCACCACGACCACCGGCGCGGCCGGCAACTACGACCTGATGTTCCGCCGCGTCGCCGCAGACGGCAGCGGCGCGACGACGCACCCGGCGACGGCGCGTGTCTCGGGCAACGTGCTGCAGGTCTGCGAGAACGACAACGAGGTGCTCTACGCCACCGCCTGCGGCAGCGGCTACATGAAGAGCTACGCGCTGACGGTCGCCGACGGCGTGTTCACCGCCACGCCGACGACCAGTGGCGGCGTGGGCCTGAGCTTCCGCATCGCCTACGTCGGCGAGTCCAAGGTGCTGCTGTCGGTCGGCAACAGCACGCTGGGCGACGGCCGCGTGCAGTGGATGGCCGGCCTGCAGGACGGCCAGGCGAGCATCTTCCCGGGCAGCTTCGTCGGGCCGGACCTGCTCTCCAGCGGCGTGCAGTGGGCCACGATCACGCTGGACGGCGATGCCGGCACCTACAACGTCGTCGACGCGGCGCTCAACGACCAGGGCGTGCTGCGCGCCGACCTCAGCAACCAGCAGCCCGGCTCGATGTTCTACGCCGAACTCACCACCCAGTACGTCGGCTCGCCGGTCTGGGTGCTGCAGAACTATCCGCTGGTCATCGTCGGTGGCGCGCCGCTCGTCTCGGGCAGCGTCACCAACCTCAGCGGCCTGCTGCAGATCGCGCTGCCCTGA
- the cysQ gene encoding 3'(2'),5'-bisphosphate nucleotidase CysQ yields MTEDRVAAPGLLNDVAAIARQAGALIMEIYATDFAVRGKQDASPVTEADERAEKLIVPALRALAPEVPVVAEEAVAAGSVPEVGEWFWLVDPLDGTKEFISRNGEFTVNIALVHRGEPVLGVVFAPALDRLFAGARGQGARVEEAGAVRPIRCREVPEAGLTVVASRSHGDAAALDAFLAGRKVAALANAGSSLKLCLVAAGEADLYPRLGRTMEWDIAAGHAVLAAAGGGVDTVAGAPLHYGKPGFDNPHFVASAKR; encoded by the coding sequence ATGACCGAAGATCGAGTGGCCGCCCCCGGCCTGTTGAACGACGTTGCCGCCATCGCCCGTCAGGCCGGCGCGCTCATCATGGAGATCTACGCCACCGATTTCGCGGTGCGCGGCAAGCAGGACGCGTCGCCCGTGACCGAGGCCGACGAACGTGCCGAGAAACTGATCGTGCCGGCGCTGCGCGCGCTCGCGCCCGAGGTGCCGGTGGTCGCCGAGGAGGCCGTCGCCGCCGGCAGCGTCCCCGAAGTGGGGGAGTGGTTCTGGCTCGTCGACCCGCTGGACGGCACCAAGGAGTTCATCAGCCGCAACGGCGAGTTCACCGTGAACATCGCCCTGGTGCATCGCGGCGAACCGGTTCTGGGCGTGGTCTTCGCGCCGGCGCTGGACCGGCTCTTCGCCGGTGCACGCGGGCAGGGTGCGCGCGTCGAGGAAGCGGGCGCGGTGCGCCCGATCCGCTGCCGCGAGGTGCCCGAGGCCGGGCTCACCGTCGTCGCCAGCCGTTCGCACGGCGACGCCGCGGCGCTCGACGCCTTTCTCGCCGGGCGCAAGGTGGCGGCGCTGGCCAACGCCGGCTCGTCGCTGAAGCTGTGCCTGGTCGCCGCCGGCGAGGCCGATCTCTATCCGCGCCTGGGGCGCACGATGGAATGGGACATTGCCGCCGGCCATGCCGTCCTCGCCGCCGCCGGCGGCGGCGTCGACACCGTCGCCGGCGCGCCTTTGCATTACGGCAAACCCGGTTTCGACAACCCGCATTTCGTGGCTTCGGCGAAGCGCTGA
- the cysD gene encoding sulfate adenylyltransferase subunit CysD has translation MHPSISLTHLQRLEAESIHILREVVAEADKPVMLYSIGKDSAVMLHLARKAFYPAPPPFPLLHVDTTWKFRDMYAMRERMARELGMELLVYQNPEAKERGINPFDHGSQIHTDMWKTQGLKQALDHYGFDAAFGGARRDEEKSRAKERIFSFRTAQHRWDPKNQRPELWHLYNGRKHKGESIRVFPISNWTELDIWQYIYLENIPIVPLYYAAERPVVERDGTLIMVDDERMRLKPGEQPMMKKVRFRTLGCYPLSGAVESEAETLVDIIQEMLLTRTSERQGRMIDHDTAASMEKKKQEGYF, from the coding sequence ATGCACCCATCGATCAGCCTCACCCATCTGCAGCGCCTGGAGGCCGAGAGCATCCACATCCTGCGAGAAGTCGTCGCCGAAGCCGACAAGCCGGTGATGCTCTATTCGATTGGCAAGGACAGCGCGGTGATGCTGCATCTGGCGCGCAAGGCCTTCTATCCGGCCCCGCCGCCGTTTCCGCTGCTGCACGTGGACACGACCTGGAAGTTCCGCGACATGTACGCGATGCGCGAACGCATGGCGCGCGAACTCGGCATGGAACTGCTGGTCTACCAGAACCCCGAAGCCAAGGAACGCGGCATCAACCCGTTCGACCACGGCTCCCAGATCCACACCGACATGTGGAAGACCCAGGGCCTGAAGCAGGCGCTGGACCATTACGGCTTCGACGCCGCGTTCGGCGGCGCCCGCCGCGACGAGGAGAAGAGCCGCGCCAAGGAACGCATCTTCTCGTTCCGCACCGCGCAGCACCGCTGGGACCCGAAGAACCAGCGCCCCGAGCTCTGGCACCTCTACAACGGCCGCAAGCACAAGGGCGAGTCGATCCGCGTCTTCCCGATCTCGAACTGGACCGAGCTCGACATCTGGCAGTACATCTACCTCGAGAACATTCCCATCGTGCCGCTGTACTACGCGGCCGAGCGGCCGGTGGTCGAGCGCGACGGCACGCTGATCATGGTCGACGACGAGCGCATGCGCCTGAAGCCCGGCGAGCAGCCGATGATGAAGAAGGTGCGCTTTCGCACGCTGGGCTGCTACCCGCTGTCCGGCGCCGTGGAGTCCGAAGCCGAGACGCTGGTCGACATCATCCAGGAGATGCTGCTGACCCGCACCAGCGAACGCCAGGGCCGCATGATCGACCACGACACCGCGGCGTCGATGGAAAAGAAGAAGCAGGAAGGGTACTTCTGA
- the cysN gene encoding sulfate adenylyltransferase subunit CysN — protein MAHVSDLIATDIERYLEQHEKKSLLRFITCGSVDDGKSTVIGRLLYESKMLFEDQLAAIEADSKKWGTQGGDIDFALLVDGLAAEREQGITIDVAYRFFSTDRRKFIVADTPGHEQYTRNMITGASTADVAVILVDARKGVLTQTRRHSYLVSLIGIRKVVLAINKMDLVDYSQQVYNRIDEEYREFAKQIGLADITTIPLSALKGDNMTEASTQTSWYHGPTLMGFLETCEIDETRLQGDALRLPVQWVNRPNLDFRGFCGLIASGSVRPGDRVRVQPSGRESTVARIVAYGGDLAVAVAGQSVTLTLADEVDISRGDVISAADAPAEVADQFECTIVWMADEPMLPGRPYLLKLGTRTVSASVTEPKYKVNVNTMERLAAKQLELNEIGVCNIALDRAVPFDAYQANRDTGGFILIDRLTNNTVGAGMLHFALRRAHNIHLQHVDIDKSARALQKGQKPAVLWFTGLSGAGKSTIANLVEKRLHALGRHSYLLDGDNVRHGLNKDLGFTEADRVENVRRVGEVAKLMVDAGLIVLTAFISPFRAERRLARSLVADGEFIEVHVDTPLDVAESRDVKGLYKKARRGELRNFTGIDSPYEPPENPEIRIDTTELTAERAADRVIEMLRARGFIA, from the coding sequence ATGGCGCACGTTTCCGACCTCATCGCCACCGACATCGAGCGTTATCTCGAACAGCACGAGAAGAAGAGCCTGCTGCGCTTCATCACCTGCGGCTCGGTCGACGACGGCAAGAGCACCGTCATCGGGCGCCTGCTGTACGAGTCGAAGATGCTGTTCGAGGACCAGCTCGCCGCCATCGAGGCCGACTCCAAGAAGTGGGGCACGCAAGGCGGCGACATCGACTTCGCGCTGCTCGTCGACGGCCTGGCCGCCGAGCGCGAGCAAGGCATCACGATCGACGTCGCCTACCGCTTCTTCAGCACCGACCGGCGCAAGTTCATCGTCGCCGACACGCCGGGGCACGAGCAGTACACGCGCAACATGATCACCGGCGCGTCGACCGCCGACGTCGCGGTGATCCTCGTCGACGCGCGCAAGGGCGTGCTGACGCAGACCCGCCGCCACAGCTACCTGGTCTCGCTGATCGGCATCCGCAAGGTGGTGCTGGCGATCAACAAGATGGACCTGGTGGACTACTCGCAGCAGGTCTACAACCGCATCGACGAGGAGTACCGCGAGTTCGCCAAGCAGATCGGCCTGGCGGACATCACGACGATCCCGCTGTCGGCCCTGAAGGGCGACAACATGACCGAGGCCAGCACGCAAACGAGCTGGTACCACGGCCCGACGCTGATGGGCTTCCTCGAGACCTGCGAGATCGACGAGACGCGGCTGCAGGGCGATGCGCTGCGCCTGCCGGTGCAGTGGGTCAACCGCCCCAACCTCGACTTCCGCGGCTTCTGCGGCCTGATCGCCAGCGGCAGCGTGCGCCCCGGTGACCGCGTGCGCGTGCAGCCCTCGGGCCGCGAGAGCACGGTGGCGCGCATCGTCGCCTACGGCGGCGACCTGGCCGTCGCCGTCGCCGGCCAGTCGGTGACGCTGACGCTGGCCGACGAGGTCGACATCTCGCGCGGCGACGTGATCTCGGCGGCCGACGCGCCGGCCGAGGTCGCCGACCAGTTCGAGTGCACGATCGTCTGGATGGCCGACGAGCCGATGCTGCCCGGCCGCCCCTACCTGCTGAAGCTGGGCACGCGCACCGTCAGCGCCTCGGTGACCGAGCCCAAGTACAAGGTCAACGTCAACACGATGGAGCGTCTGGCCGCCAAGCAGCTGGAGCTCAACGAGATCGGCGTCTGCAACATCGCGCTCGACCGCGCCGTGCCTTTCGACGCCTACCAGGCCAACCGCGACACCGGCGGCTTCATCCTGATCGACCGGCTGACCAACAACACGGTCGGCGCCGGCATGCTGCACTTCGCGCTTCGCCGCGCGCACAACATCCACCTGCAGCACGTCGACATCGACAAGAGCGCCCGCGCGCTGCAGAAGGGCCAGAAGCCCGCGGTGCTGTGGTTCACCGGCCTGTCGGGCGCCGGCAAGTCGACGATCGCCAACCTCGTCGAGAAGCGGCTGCACGCGCTGGGCCGCCACTCGTACCTGCTCGACGGCGACAACGTGCGCCACGGCCTGAACAAGGACCTCGGCTTCACCGAAGCCGACCGGGTGGAGAACGTGCGCCGCGTCGGCGAGGTCGCCAAGCTGATGGTCGACGCCGGCCTGATCGTGCTGACGGCCTTCATCTCGCCGTTCCGCGCCGAGCGCCGGCTGGCACGTTCGCTGGTCGCCGACGGCGAGTTCATCGAGGTGCACGTCGACACGCCGCTGGACGTCGCAGAGAGCCGCGACGTCAAGGGCCTGTACAAGAAGGCGCGCCGCGGCGAGCTGCGCAACTTCACCGGCATCGATTCGCCCTACGAGCCGCCGGAGAATCCCGAGATCCGCATCGACACCACCGAGCTGACCGCGGAACGTGCGGCCGACCGCGTGATCGAAATGCTGCGCGCACGCGGCTTCATCGCCTGA
- the ahpC gene encoding alkyl hydroperoxide reductase subunit C, with product MSLINTQVKPFKANAYQTGKFFEVTEETFKGKWSVVVFYPADFTFVCPTELEDLADTYAEFQKLGVEVYGVSTDTHFAHKAWAETSPAIQKVKYALIGDPTGTLTRNFDVMIEEEGLALRGTFVINPEGQIKLCEIHDNGIGRDASELLRKVKAAQYVASHPGQVCPAKWQEGAATLTPSLDLVGKI from the coding sequence ATGTCGCTGATCAACACCCAAGTCAAGCCGTTCAAGGCCAACGCCTACCAGACCGGCAAGTTCTTCGAAGTCACCGAAGAAACCTTCAAGGGCAAGTGGAGCGTCGTCGTGTTCTACCCGGCCGACTTCACCTTCGTCTGCCCGACCGAGCTCGAAGACCTGGCCGACACCTACGCCGAGTTCCAGAAGCTGGGCGTCGAGGTCTACGGCGTGTCGACCGACACCCACTTCGCGCACAAGGCCTGGGCCGAAACCTCGCCGGCCATCCAGAAGGTCAAGTACGCGCTGATCGGCGACCCGACCGGCACGCTGACCCGCAACTTCGACGTCATGATCGAAGAAGAAGGCCTGGCGCTGCGTGGCACCTTCGTCATCAACCCCGAAGGCCAGATCAAGCTCTGCGAGATCCACGACAACGGCATCGGCCGTGACGCCAGCGAGCTGCTGCGCAAGGTCAAGGCGGCCCAGTACGTCGCCTCGCACCCGGGCCAGGTCTGCCCGGCCAAGTGGCAGGAAGGCGCCGCGACGCTGACCCCGTCGCTGGACCTGGTCGGCAAGATCTAA
- the ahpF gene encoding alkyl hydroperoxide reductase subunit F, with product MLDANLKNQLKAYLERLQQPIELVASLDDRPASAEMRALLEDIAPLSALISVRYDGSDTRRPSFSISRAGADMGVRFAAIPMGHEFTSLVLALLQAGGHPPKLDADTIAQIQGLEGDFVFETYMSLTCHNCPDVVQALNLMAVLNPRVRHVAIDGGLFKAEVDARQIMAVPTVFLNGQPFGSGRMEIGEILAKVDTGAAARDAAKLAKKEPYEVLIVGGGPAGAAAAIYAARKGIRTGIVAERFGGQTLDTLAIENFVSVMETEGPKFAAALEAHVRAYAVDVNVGQQVAAVIPAPQPGAYATVKLVNGAELKGRTVILATGARWRNVNVPGEQEYKTKGVAYCPHCDGPLFKGKKVAVIGGGNSGVEAAIDLAGVVEHVTLIEFLDQLKADAVLVNKLKSLPNVTIHTNAQTTEITGDGQKVNGLRYKDRVSGAEQHVELAGVFVQIGLVPNTEFLKGTLELSRFGEIVIDPKCATSVPGIFAAGDVTTVPYKQIIIATGEGAKAALSAFDYLIRTPAVQA from the coding sequence ATGCTCGACGCCAACCTCAAGAACCAGCTCAAGGCCTATCTCGAGCGCCTGCAGCAGCCGATCGAACTGGTCGCCTCGCTCGACGACCGCCCGGCCTCGGCCGAGATGCGTGCGCTGCTCGAGGACATCGCGCCGCTGTCGGCGCTGATCAGCGTGCGCTACGACGGTTCGGACACGCGTCGGCCCTCGTTCTCGATCAGCCGCGCCGGTGCCGACATGGGTGTGCGTTTCGCGGCCATCCCGATGGGCCACGAGTTCACCTCGCTGGTGCTGGCGCTGCTGCAGGCCGGCGGCCACCCGCCCAAGCTCGACGCCGACACGATCGCGCAGATCCAGGGCCTCGAAGGCGACTTCGTCTTCGAGACCTACATGTCGCTGACCTGCCACAACTGCCCCGACGTCGTGCAGGCGCTGAACCTGATGGCGGTGCTGAACCCGCGCGTTCGCCACGTCGCGATCGACGGCGGCCTGTTCAAGGCCGAGGTCGACGCGCGCCAGATCATGGCCGTGCCGACCGTGTTCCTGAACGGCCAGCCCTTCGGCTCGGGCCGCATGGAGATCGGCGAGATCCTGGCCAAGGTCGACACCGGCGCGGCCGCGCGCGACGCCGCCAAGCTGGCGAAGAAGGAGCCGTACGAGGTGCTGATCGTCGGCGGCGGCCCGGCCGGCGCCGCGGCGGCGATCTACGCCGCGCGCAAGGGCATCCGCACCGGCATCGTCGCCGAGCGTTTCGGCGGCCAGACGCTGGACACGCTGGCCATCGAGAACTTCGTCTCGGTGATGGAGACCGAAGGGCCGAAGTTCGCCGCCGCGCTGGAGGCCCACGTGCGCGCCTACGCCGTCGACGTCAACGTCGGCCAGCAGGTCGCGGCCGTGATCCCGGCGCCGCAGCCGGGCGCCTACGCGACCGTCAAGCTGGTCAACGGCGCCGAGCTCAAGGGCCGCACGGTCATCCTGGCCACCGGCGCACGCTGGCGCAACGTCAACGTGCCCGGCGAGCAGGAGTACAAGACCAAGGGCGTGGCCTACTGCCCGCACTGCGACGGCCCGCTGTTCAAGGGCAAGAAGGTCGCCGTCATCGGCGGCGGCAACTCCGGCGTCGAGGCCGCGATCGACCTGGCCGGCGTCGTCGAGCACGTGACGCTGATCGAGTTCCTCGACCAGCTGAAGGCCGACGCGGTGCTGGTCAACAAGCTGAAGAGCCTGCCCAACGTCACGATCCACACCAACGCGCAGACGACCGAGATCACCGGCGACGGCCAGAAGGTCAACGGCCTGCGCTACAAGGATCGCGTCTCGGGCGCCGAGCAGCACGTCGAGCTGGCCGGCGTCTTCGTGCAGATCGGCCTGGTGCCCAACACCGAGTTCCTGAAGGGCACGCTGGAGCTGAGCCGCTTCGGCGAGATCGTCATCGACCCGAAGTGCGCGACCAGCGTGCCGGGCATCTTCGCCGCCGGCGACGTGACGACCGTGCCGTACAAGCAGATCATCATCGCCACCGGCGAAGGCGCGAAGGCGGCACTGTCGGCCTTCGACTACCTGATCCGCACGCCGGCCGTCCAGGCCTGA
- a CDS encoding YihY/virulence factor BrkB family protein encodes MQHASPSPARPGPRDWLSLARRAFDAWLQDYAPSMGAALAYYTVFSLGPVMLLVISIAGLVFGEEAAQRALFGELQRLMGHDAAEAVQAVLATFRDGSRAGTGTAIGLVLLLVGATTVFAELQDALDRIWRAPTRGRPSGPWALVRARFLSFGLILGIAFLLMVSLVLSAAVSALGTWWGTWFGAWELLAQALNLVLGFAITTLVFALIYKLMPRVKVRWLDVWLGAAITAALFSLGQVLIGLYIGKTGVASGWGAAGSLVIVFVWVYWAAQVFLLGAEFTWVYAKTWGSMRGLATPPPAEGPAPAAGEAATAAPRTALEPPGAALPPFDGRVGASALGRRGG; translated from the coding sequence ATGCAGCACGCTTCCCCCTCCCCCGCCCGCCCCGGCCCGCGCGACTGGCTGTCGCTGGCGCGGCGCGCTTTCGACGCCTGGCTGCAGGACTACGCCCCGAGCATGGGCGCGGCGCTGGCCTACTACACGGTGTTCTCGCTCGGCCCGGTGATGCTGCTGGTGATCTCGATCGCCGGTCTGGTCTTCGGGGAGGAAGCGGCGCAGCGTGCGCTGTTCGGCGAGCTGCAGCGGCTGATGGGCCACGACGCCGCCGAAGCCGTGCAGGCCGTGCTCGCCACCTTCCGCGACGGCAGCCGCGCCGGCACCGGCACCGCGATCGGGCTGGTGCTGCTGCTGGTCGGCGCCACCACCGTCTTCGCCGAGCTGCAGGACGCACTCGACCGCATCTGGCGCGCGCCGACACGCGGCCGGCCCTCGGGGCCCTGGGCGCTGGTGCGCGCGCGCTTCCTGTCCTTCGGGCTGATCCTGGGCATCGCCTTTCTGCTGATGGTCTCGCTGGTGCTGAGCGCCGCGGTCTCGGCGCTGGGCACCTGGTGGGGCACCTGGTTCGGCGCCTGGGAGCTGCTGGCGCAGGCGCTGAACCTGGTGCTGGGCTTCGCGATCACGACGCTGGTCTTCGCGCTGATCTACAAGCTGATGCCGCGCGTGAAGGTGCGCTGGCTCGACGTCTGGCTGGGCGCGGCGATCACCGCGGCGCTGTTCAGCCTCGGCCAGGTGCTGATCGGGCTGTACATCGGCAAGACCGGCGTCGCCTCGGGCTGGGGCGCGGCCGGTTCGCTGGTCATCGTCTTCGTCTGGGTCTACTGGGCGGCACAGGTCTTCCTGCTCGGCGCCGAGTTCACCTGGGTCTACGCCAAGACCTGGGGCTCGATGCGCGGGCTGGCGACGCCGCCGCCGGCCGAGGGCCCGGCGCCGGCGGCCGGCGAAGCCGCGACGGCGGCGCCGCGCACGGCGCTGGAGCCGCCCGGCGCCGCGCTGCCGCCCTTCGATGGCCGCGTCGGCGCCTCAGCGCTGGGCCGCCGCGGCGGCTGA
- a CDS encoding peroxiredoxin, with product MLRSTFVSFAAAATMAAVSPAALAALEVGAKAPDFTTEAALAGKPFRFALADALKRGPVVLFFFPKAFTSGCTVEAHQFAEATPQFEKLGATVIGVSNDDLPTLQRFSSEACRDKFAVASDADSRVIRAYDAKIAFMPGMAKRVSYVIGRDGRVAYVYESLDPDLHVTNTMKAVERLAAPAGSAAAAAQR from the coding sequence ATGCTGCGTTCCACTTTTGTTTCCTTCGCCGCGGCCGCCACGATGGCCGCCGTCTCGCCGGCCGCGCTGGCCGCGCTCGAGGTCGGCGCCAAGGCGCCGGACTTCACGACCGAGGCCGCGCTGGCCGGCAAGCCTTTCCGCTTCGCGCTCGCCGACGCGCTGAAACGCGGGCCGGTGGTGCTGTTCTTCTTCCCCAAGGCCTTCACCTCGGGCTGCACGGTGGAGGCGCACCAGTTCGCCGAAGCGACGCCGCAGTTCGAGAAGCTCGGCGCCACCGTCATCGGCGTCTCCAACGACGACCTGCCGACGCTGCAGCGTTTCTCCAGCGAAGCCTGCCGCGACAAGTTCGCCGTCGCCTCCGACGCCGACTCGCGCGTGATCCGCGCCTACGATGCCAAGATCGCCTTCATGCCGGGCATGGCCAAGCGCGTGTCCTACGTCATCGGCCGCGACGGCCGCGTGGCCTACGTCTACGAGAGCCTGGACCCGGACCTGCACGTGACGAACACGATGAAGGCCGTCGAACGCCTGGCGGCGCCCGCCGGCTCAGCCGCCGCGGCGGCCCAGCGCTGA